The Phalacrocorax carbo chromosome 23, bPhaCar2.1, whole genome shotgun sequence genome includes a window with the following:
- the RHEX gene encoding regulator of hemoglobinization and erythroid cell expansion protein, with translation MSTCDWWVLVVISAVTLIIYALLLLTLYIMLSRKIVAASHSCSKQAGSSPAAQPQQPPTSSAGGEGVQRPVYAGSSDTSSETSEDSDSSPSCPQGRRSEENLNYTSLVFPGKGSGPGSTGDYENMKTGPDYINVDPKKRKVDFWSCSSPVASKSIEYTEVKL, from the exons ATGAGCACTTGTGACTG gtGGGTGCTCGTTGTCATCTCAGCTGTCACCTTGATCATATACGCTCTCCTCTTGCTGACACTTTACATCATGCTGAGCAGGAAAATAG TTGCAGCCAGCCATTCCTGCAGCAAGCAGGcgggcagcagccctgcagcacagccccagcagcctccGACCTCTTCAgcgggaggggaaggggtgcAAAGACCAGTCTACGCAG GGAGCAGCGACACATCTTCAGAGACCTCAGAGGACTCGGACAGCAGCCCTTCCTGCCCACAG GGCCGCCGCTCCGAAGAAAACCTCAACTACACGTCTTTGGTCTTCCCGGGGAAAGGCTCTGGGCCAGGCTCCACCGGGGACTACGAGAACATGAAAACTGGGCCAGACTACATCAACGTGGACCCAAAGAAGAGGAAAGTGGATTTCTGGTCCTGCTCCAGCCCCGTGGCATCCAAGTCCATCGAGTATACCGAGGTGAAGCTGTGA
- the AVPR1B gene encoding vasopressin V1b receptor: MEPGWGWNSTHGRQPGHSQGLLSPQTLAGNPNLTLLHTRDEELAKAEIGVLATILAIATVGNVGVLLAMYRLRKKMSRMHLFILHLGLTDLGVALFQVLPQMIWEVTYRFLGPDPLCRAVKYLQVLSMFASTYMLIVMTLDRYMAVCHPLRTLQQPSRQAYVMIGATWLLSCLLSLPQVFIFSLREVHQGSGVLDCWADFRYPWGARAYITWTTLCIFILPVGILTVCYSLICYEICKNLKGKTQAGAPGMGGPTAAAPPAPCSSEKSGQPSRVSSVRTISRAKIRTVKMTFVIVVAYITCWAPFFSMQMWSVWDEDAPDDESTNVAFTITMLLASLSSCCNPWIYMFFSGHLLQDAARCLSCWGGPRPRLRRQASTGSLCSRKTTILSHSHHASPASLPLHGGSTKDPYPPCVEVVTESSML, encoded by the exons atggagccaggctggggctggaaCAGCACTCACGGCAGGCAGCCCGGGCacagccaggggctgctgagccCCCAGACACTGGCAGGGAACCCCAACCTGACCCTCTTGCACACCCGGGATGAGGAGCTGGCCAAGGCGGAGATCGGGGTGCTGGCCACCATCCTGGCTATAGCGACTGTAGGCAACGTAGGGGTGCTGCTGGCAATGTACCGCCTGAGGAAGAAGATGAGCCGGATGCATCTCTTCATCTTGCACCTGGGGCTGACCGACCTGGGTGTTGCGCTCTTCCAGGTGCTGCCGCAGATGATCTGGGAGGTGACATACCGCTTCTTGGGGCCAGACCCACTCTGCAGGGCAGTCAAGTACCTGCAGGTGCTGAGCATGTTCGCCTCCACCTACATGCTCATCGTGATGACGCTGGACCGCTACATGGCCGTGTGCCACCCGCTGCgcaccctgcagcagcccagccgCCAGGCCTACGTGATGATCGGGGCGACGTGGCTGCtcagctgcctgctcagccTGCCCCAGGTCTTCATCTTCTCCCTGCGGGAGGTGCACCAGGGCTCGGGGGTGCTGGACTGCTGGGCAGACTTTAGGTACCCTTGGGGAGCCCGAGCCTACATCACCTGGACCACACTGTGTATCTTCATCCTGCCTGTGGGCATCCTCACCGTCTGCTACAGCCTCATCTGCTATGAGATCTGCAAGAACCTCAAGGGCAAGACCCAGGCCGGTGCCCCCGGCATGGGGGGGCCCACAGCAgctgcccctcctgctccctgctcctccgAGAAGAGCGGGCAGCCCTCAAGGGTGAGCAGCGTGCGCACCATCTCCCGTGCCAAGATCCGCACAGTGAAGATGACCTTTGTCATCGTGGTGGCCTACATCACCTGCTGGGCACCATTTTTCAGCATGCAGATGTGGTCGGTGTGGGATGAGGATGCTCCCGATGATG AGTCCACCAACGTGGCTTTCACCATCACCATGCTGCTGGCcagcctcagcagctgctgcaaccCCTGGATTTACATGTTCTTCAGCGGGCATCTGCTCCAGGACGCAGCacgctgcctgtcctgctggggTGGCCCAAGGCCCAGGTTGCGGAGACAGGCCTCCACTGGGagcctctgcagcaggaaaaccaCCATCCTGAGCCACAGCCACCACGCCAGCCCCGCCAGCCTCCCCCTGCACGGGGGCAGCACCAAGGACCCCTACCCACCCTGCGTGGAGGTGGTGACCGAGTCAAGCATGCTTTAG